From Aquabacter sp. L1I39, the proteins below share one genomic window:
- a CDS encoding L-threonylcarbamoyladenylate synthase, producing MAPLSKPPALPERQTLRLDAREDGQIARAGALLRAAGVVAFPTETVYGLGADAGNPRAVAGVYAAKGRPSFNPLIAHVPDAEAAARLGAFSPAAERLAAAFWPGPLTLVLPCIDTEAMCDLARAGLPSLAVRVPAHPVAQAFLKEAGCPVVGPSANRSGHVSPTDADHVAEDLNGRIDAILDAGATQVGVESTIVSCLEAVPTLLRPGGLSREKIEAVLGHGLLDAPHLDAGRPSAPGRLASHYAPRAAVRLAAKHVAPGEALLTFGGLRPPGSDAAACIIDLSPDGDLEEAAAHLYGALRRLDGLGVAGIAVVPLPRTGLGEAIADRLGRAAAPRPMDIEGD from the coding sequence ATGGCTCCGCTGAGCAAGCCCCCCGCCCTTCCGGAACGGCAGACGCTGCGTCTTGATGCCCGCGAAGACGGACAGATCGCGCGGGCCGGCGCGCTCCTCCGCGCCGCCGGCGTCGTCGCCTTTCCCACCGAGACGGTCTATGGGCTCGGTGCCGATGCGGGCAATCCGCGCGCGGTGGCCGGGGTCTATGCGGCGAAAGGGCGCCCCAGCTTCAACCCGCTCATCGCCCATGTGCCGGATGCAGAGGCCGCCGCCCGGCTCGGCGCCTTCTCGCCGGCGGCCGAGCGGCTCGCCGCCGCCTTCTGGCCGGGGCCGCTCACCCTCGTCCTGCCCTGCATCGACACCGAGGCCATGTGCGACCTCGCCCGCGCGGGCCTGCCCTCGCTGGCGGTGCGGGTGCCCGCCCATCCCGTGGCCCAGGCCTTCCTGAAGGAGGCCGGCTGCCCAGTGGTGGGGCCGAGCGCCAACCGCTCCGGCCATGTCTCGCCCACGGACGCGGACCATGTGGCGGAGGACCTGAACGGGCGGATCGACGCCATTCTTGATGCCGGGGCGACGCAAGTGGGGGTGGAATCCACCATCGTCTCGTGCCTGGAGGCCGTGCCCACCTTGCTGCGGCCCGGCGGTCTCTCGCGGGAGAAGATCGAGGCGGTGCTCGGCCATGGGCTGCTGGATGCCCCGCACCTCGACGCAGGCCGCCCCTCCGCGCCGGGGCGGCTTGCCTCCCATTACGCCCCCCGCGCAGCCGTGCGGCTGGCGGCGAAGCATGTGGCGCCCGGCGAGGCGCTTTTGACCTTCGGGGGGCTTCGCCCGCCCGGCAGCGATGCGGCCGCCTGCATCATCGATCTCAGCCCCGACGGGGACCTGGAGGAAGCCGCCGCCCATCTTTATGGCGCCCTGCGGCGCCTGGATGGGCTGGGCGTTGCGGGCATTGCCGTGGTACCCCTCCCCCGCACGGGTCTCGGGGAAGCCATCGCCGACCGGCTCGGCCGCGCGGCCGCGCCGCGCCCCATGGATATTGAAGGGGATTGA
- a CDS encoding acyl-CoA dehydrogenase: MPYRAPVEDVAFFLKHCTSLPKLMDEGVVDLSFDLVDSVLEEAGKFAAQEIEPLDRVGDKTGNVLKDGVVTTAPGWRETYKAWSEAGWNAVAAEEAFGGQHLPTSVTTALVEFWNSASPAFGIGPVLTMGAIEALTAHGSKALQDTYLHNLVSGTWTGTMNLTEPQAGSDLAALRTRAERREDGTYRIFGTKIFISYGEHDIAENIVHLVLARLPDAPAGTRGISLFVVPKFLVNADGSLGARNDVKAVGLEHKMGLHGSPTCTMSFGDSGEGAVGYLVGEENRGLACMFTMMNNARLAVAVQGVAVAERATQRAVAFAQDRRQGKAPGASGGEMSPIIAHPDVQRMLLTMRAETDAARTLCLKTADALDRAHRLADPVAKAAALAEASLLTPVAKAFATDAGIKVASIGIQVHGGMGYIEETGAAQHLRDARIFAIYEGTNGIQAIDLVTRKISQGNGDVVEALIADCRDTARAVHALNAPEFGRTGEKLAEATEAFARATRVMLDWLADNEQVKVLAGATPYLALFARATGGAYLARIALAAHAEAAGGDTDPRQAARIAIARFFAENLAVEASGLEQAVVSGGAVLNDAATVFAA, encoded by the coding sequence ATGCCCTATCGTGCGCCAGTGGAAGATGTGGCTTTCTTCCTGAAGCACTGCACCTCCCTGCCCAAGCTGATGGACGAGGGTGTCGTGGACCTGTCCTTCGACCTGGTGGACAGCGTGCTGGAAGAGGCCGGCAAGTTCGCGGCGCAGGAGATCGAGCCCCTCGACCGCGTGGGCGACAAGACCGGAAACGTGCTGAAGGACGGCGTGGTCACCACCGCCCCCGGCTGGCGCGAGACCTATAAGGCCTGGTCCGAGGCCGGTTGGAACGCGGTGGCGGCGGAGGAAGCCTTTGGCGGCCAGCATCTGCCCACCTCGGTGACCACGGCTCTGGTGGAATTCTGGAACAGCGCCTCGCCCGCTTTCGGCATCGGCCCGGTGCTGACCATGGGCGCCATCGAGGCGCTCACCGCCCATGGCTCGAAGGCGCTGCAGGACACCTATCTCCACAATCTGGTCTCGGGCACCTGGACCGGCACCATGAACCTCACCGAGCCGCAGGCGGGCTCCGACCTTGCCGCGCTGCGCACCCGCGCCGAGCGCCGGGAGGACGGCACCTACCGCATCTTCGGCACCAAGATCTTCATTTCCTATGGCGAGCACGACATCGCCGAGAACATCGTCCACCTGGTGCTGGCCCGCCTGCCTGACGCGCCCGCCGGCACGCGCGGCATCTCGCTGTTCGTGGTGCCCAAGTTCCTGGTGAATGCCGATGGCAGCCTCGGCGCCCGCAATGACGTCAAGGCCGTGGGCCTGGAGCACAAGATGGGCCTCCACGGCTCGCCCACCTGCACCATGAGCTTCGGCGATTCGGGCGAGGGGGCGGTGGGCTATCTGGTGGGCGAGGAAAATCGCGGCCTCGCCTGCATGTTCACCATGATGAACAATGCCCGCCTCGCGGTGGCCGTCCAGGGCGTCGCGGTGGCCGAGCGCGCCACCCAGCGCGCCGTCGCCTTCGCGCAGGACCGCCGCCAGGGCAAGGCGCCCGGCGCCTCGGGGGGCGAGATGAGCCCCATCATCGCCCATCCCGACGTGCAGCGCATGCTGCTCACCATGCGCGCCGAGACCGATGCCGCCCGCACGCTCTGCCTGAAGACGGCCGACGCCCTCGACCGCGCCCATCGCTTGGCGGACCCGGTCGCCAAGGCCGCGGCGCTCGCGGAGGCGAGCCTGCTCACCCCCGTGGCCAAGGCGTTCGCCACCGATGCGGGCATCAAGGTCGCCTCCATCGGCATCCAGGTGCATGGCGGCATGGGCTATATCGAGGAGACGGGCGCCGCCCAGCACCTGCGCGATGCCCGCATCTTCGCCATCTATGAGGGCACCAACGGCATCCAGGCCATCGACCTCGTCACCCGCAAGATCAGCCAGGGCAATGGCGACGTGGTGGAAGCCCTGATCGCCGATTGCCGCGACACCGCCCGCGCGGTCCATGCGCTCAACGCGCCCGAATTCGGCCGCACCGGCGAAAAGCTCGCCGAGGCCACCGAGGCCTTCGCCCGCGCCACCCGCGTGATGCTGGACTGGCTGGCCGATAATGAGCAGGTGAAGGTGCTGGCGGGCGCGACGCCCTATCTGGCCCTGTTCGCCCGTGCGACGGGGGGCGCCTATCTCGCCCGCATTGCGCTAGCGGCCCATGCGGAGGCGGCCGGCGGCGATACCGACCCGCGCCAGGCGGCCCGCATCGCCATCGCCCGCTTCTTCGCCGAGAATCTCGCGGTGGAAGCCTCGGGCCTGGAGCAGGCGGTGGTTTCCGGCGGGGCGGTGCTGAACGACGCAGCCACCGTCTTCGCCGCCTGA
- a CDS encoding HIT domain-containing protein, with protein MTLPFQLDPRLEADGPALGDLPLCHVRLVDDARFFWIVLVPRRAGCVELFDLTAADRAVLVEEIAAAGAALKTVSSCAKLNVAALGNMVPQLHVHIVGRTPGDAAWPGPVFGVGTREPLGNARAARADGVRAALGL; from the coding sequence ATGACCCTCCCGTTCCAGCTCGATCCGCGCCTTGAAGCGGACGGCCCCGCCCTCGGCGACCTCCCGCTTTGCCATGTGCGGCTGGTGGACGATGCCCGCTTCTTCTGGATCGTGCTGGTGCCCCGCCGGGCGGGTTGCGTGGAGCTTTTCGACCTTACCGCCGCCGATCGGGCGGTGCTGGTGGAAGAAATCGCCGCCGCCGGCGCCGCCCTGAAAACGGTCAGCAGCTGCGCCAAGCTGAATGTGGCGGCGCTGGGCAACATGGTGCCGCAGCTTCATGTGCACATTGTCGGCCGCACGCCCGGCGATGCCGCCTGGCCGGGCCCCGTCTTCGGCGTCGGCACGCGGGAGCCTCTGGGCAACGCACGCGCCGCCCGCGCCGACGGGGTGCGGGCGGCGCTGGGGCTTTAG
- a CDS encoding DNA polymerase III subunit gamma/tau — protein sequence MSADHQDPTPPAADEPSLGFDLGAPAAPAASAGAAPAPYRVLARKYRPQTFDDLIGQEAMVRTLSNAFASGRIAQAYILTGVRGVGKTTTARILARALNYEPMSGGGGPTLDLSVMGKHCKDIIESRHVDVLEMDAASNTSINDIREIIEGARYRPVMARYKVYIIDEVHMLSTAAFNGLLKTLEEPPEHVKFVFATTEIRKVPVTVLSRCQRFDLRRVDAGVLAAHLSRICAKEGVEVEAEALSTVARAAEGSVRDSLSLLDQAIAHGGGKVSGEEVRRLLGLADRARVIDLFEALMKGDIARALAEFRDQYDAGADPAVILTDLAEFTHLVTRLKVVPETASDAALVEAERVRGSEMASALSMRVLARAWQMLSKAIAEVQAANKPAQAAEMALVRLAYAADLPTPDDALRRMREMAQSGGAASGGGGGGGMPSGGGASAMAASGGGGRLAIAARSEAPQPVSAPRAFAGAQPVEAEGPRLGSLQDVVNLAVSKRDLLLKHALETQARLVHFEDGRIEFSLVPGASGSLVQELSRKLSEWTGRRWLVSLSNREGEPTLAEVAALARNEREDGLRADPLVAAVLARFPGAQIVDVRTRDDEPPEEVLAPVLEEDAWFGPGPDDEIEF from the coding sequence ATGAGCGCGGACCACCAGGACCCCACCCCGCCGGCGGCGGATGAACCCTCCCTCGGCTTCGACCTCGGCGCGCCCGCCGCACCGGCGGCCAGCGCTGGCGCGGCGCCGGCGCCCTATCGCGTGCTGGCGCGCAAATACCGGCCGCAGACGTTCGACGACCTCATCGGCCAGGAGGCCATGGTCCGGACGCTCTCCAACGCCTTCGCCTCCGGCCGCATCGCCCAGGCCTATATCCTGACCGGCGTGCGCGGGGTGGGAAAGACCACCACCGCCCGCATCCTCGCCCGTGCGTTGAATTACGAGCCCATGTCGGGCGGCGGCGGGCCGACGCTTGACCTCTCGGTGATGGGCAAGCACTGCAAGGACATCATCGAGTCCCGCCATGTGGACGTGCTGGAGATGGACGCCGCGTCCAATACCTCCATCAACGACATCCGCGAGATCATCGAGGGCGCCCGCTACCGCCCGGTGATGGCGCGCTACAAGGTCTACATCATCGACGAAGTGCACATGCTCTCCACGGCGGCCTTCAACGGCCTGCTCAAGACGCTGGAGGAGCCGCCGGAGCATGTGAAGTTCGTGTTCGCCACCACCGAAATCCGCAAAGTGCCGGTGACCGTGCTCTCCCGCTGCCAGCGCTTCGATTTGCGGCGGGTGGATGCGGGCGTGCTGGCGGCGCACCTGTCGCGCATCTGCGCCAAGGAAGGCGTGGAGGTGGAGGCCGAGGCGCTGTCCACCGTCGCCCGCGCGGCGGAAGGCTCTGTGCGCGATTCGCTCTCCCTGCTGGACCAGGCCATCGCCCATGGCGGCGGCAAGGTGAGCGGCGAGGAAGTGCGCCGGCTGCTGGGCCTTGCCGACCGGGCGCGTGTGATCGATTTGTTCGAGGCGCTCATGAAGGGCGACATCGCCCGCGCCTTGGCCGAGTTCCGCGACCAATATGATGCCGGCGCCGACCCGGCCGTGATCCTCACCGACCTTGCCGAATTCACCCATCTGGTCACCCGCCTGAAGGTGGTGCCGGAGACCGCCTCCGACGCGGCCCTGGTGGAAGCCGAGCGGGTGCGCGGCTCCGAGATGGCGTCTGCCCTCTCCATGCGCGTGCTGGCGCGGGCCTGGCAGATGCTCTCCAAGGCCATTGCCGAGGTGCAGGCCGCCAACAAGCCGGCCCAGGCGGCGGAAATGGCGCTGGTGCGCCTGGCCTATGCCGCCGACCTGCCCACGCCGGATGATGCCTTGCGGCGCATGCGGGAGATGGCGCAGTCGGGCGGCGCGGCTTCCGGCGGGGGTGGCGGAGGGGGAATGCCCTCCGGCGGCGGCGCCAGTGCCATGGCGGCGTCTGGCGGCGGGGGGCGCCTCGCCATTGCCGCCCGCTCCGAGGCGCCCCAGCCCGTCAGCGCGCCGCGCGCTTTCGCGGGCGCCCAGCCGGTGGAAGCGGAAGGCCCGCGCCTCGGCTCGCTCCAGGATGTGGTGAACCTCGCCGTTTCCAAGCGTGACCTCCTCTTGAAGCATGCCCTGGAGACCCAGGCGCGCCTCGTCCATTTCGAGGACGGGCGCATCGAATTCTCCCTGGTGCCCGGCGCCAGCGGCTCTCTGGTGCAGGAACTGTCCCGCAAGCTGTCGGAGTGGACCGGCCGGCGCTGGCTCGTCTCCCTCTCCAACCGGGAAGGCGAGCCGACGCTCGCCGAGGTGGCGGCCCTCGCCCGCAATGAGCGGGAGGACGGCCTGCGGGCCGATCCGCTGGTGGCGGCGGTGCTCGCCCGCTTTCCCGGCGCGCAGATCGTGGACGTGCGCACACGCGACGACGAGCCGCCGGAAGAGGTCCTCGCGCCCGTGCTGGAAGAGGATGCCTGGTTCGGTCCCGGGCCGGACGACGAGATCGAATTCTGA
- a CDS encoding YbaB/EbfC family nucleoid-associated protein yields MRDLMGIMKQAKELQERVQQMQQELETIEVEGSSGGGLVQVRVTAKGETKAVRIDPSLLKADEGEILEDLIVAALSDARAKSERVMQEKMQSVTGGMPIPPGLKLF; encoded by the coding sequence ATGCGCGACCTGATGGGCATCATGAAGCAGGCGAAAGAGCTTCAGGAGCGCGTGCAGCAGATGCAGCAGGAGCTGGAGACCATCGAGGTGGAAGGCTCTTCCGGCGGCGGGCTGGTGCAGGTGCGTGTCACTGCCAAGGGCGAGACCAAGGCCGTGCGCATCGATCCGAGCCTCCTGAAGGCCGACGAAGGCGAGATCCTGGAAGACCTGATCGTCGCTGCCCTCTCCGATGCGCGCGCCAAGTCCGAGCGCGTGATGCAGGAGAAGATGCAGTCTGTGACCGGCGGGATGCCCATTCCGCCGGGCCTCAAGCTGTTCTGA
- a CDS encoding AsmA family protein: protein MQGILITLATAVIVAIVAAFAAPLVVDWNAWRATFESEASRTLGAPVLIRGKIDADLLPVPRVVLRNVSVGADAISTGGTIAEVRADFSLGALMRGTFEAGTVRLVRPQLRVVMDSAGRVALPTGAGTPTGLAVSQLTVEDGSLDLLDRGADRTLRLTDVDVKGEARSLTGPFRLEGEVETGGRRYGLRFNLGKAGAEPARLRLIADDRTRPLTLDLDGNFRLDQGTPRYDGRASLARKPSAGGGDGWRLAGNLRASPEALVAESLDLTLGDEARPVQLNGSARLSLGRAMGLDAVLNARTLDADLLMPRTGTASRSPAETVADLSGAFGALEPTDFPVRVGIGVDQLTVGGTVVRDARLDLSADGAAWRIDTAEAKLPGQTVVRLAGTPAAARAGSSFLGDLTFTSEDPVALLRWAAPRAPNDYVAALRGPVRLSGRINATETGASIANLSLMLGTSRATGSAAYSIGTPTRLDVALALDGFDLDPILAATRLTLASDIPFAGDIAITGRNLVLSGLPLGTLAVSASGRDGAWTLSRLQLDDLAGLRLDGKGQFARLVEPVAGRVDVSVSGARADGLVPVTRIVSGPEAADIIQRLLPVAAPVKLNAYAEWADGGQRTLRAEGQLGQVAGLLAVRRSAHGAPESADLSLTATDGARVLDAIGLGGLKPGQGAGRLDLSVRGAETGGSTLEGRLALGEALLEGQGRLARDEADSLQPNLSLRLSNGDLSRIFAVAGTEAGPLPAALAFTLTRPEGRWQLDGLTGTVAGAPVAGAVGIEPGPVPRLTGRLELDEVSVPRLIGVWGARSVGPDAGNGPWSAARFTQGTGPGLAADLELRAKRLAVSDSYRLAEGSLRVVSTGPSLEVRDLSGRLGGGQVSGTLTLRRRPDTVAADGHLTLDNVDSAAILLPLSPQPRNPPGGKVSLVVDLLGTGRTPLQLVQSLVGQGTATLTDLEIPSADPTAIEAVLAATTMGPPPDERRTAQFLDRAMARGPLRLKSVETTLGVVNGVVRASPARTQAAGLRATLSGNLDLARLTLDATLDMESLETAGAAPGGTITWRGPLATPDRQVTAAPLTAVIAMRAIERETKRLEERQSIGAEPPQQAAPSQVPAQTPPPAASPAIQSAPLRPIPQAAPATPAPVVPAAPAVSAPVTPAPSSASPLSAPSAGVSTGDAPNGAPMQPSEPAPQPAPPTQANAPAGSSANAPATQPRQSAPRQAEGRSSAPPLPPPVDIGPGSRSQPTRPSQSQSQTDTSRLPPPSGWGIILRPPGLLPGE from the coding sequence TTGCAGGGCATCCTCATCACGCTGGCAACGGCGGTCATTGTCGCCATCGTCGCGGCCTTCGCGGCCCCCCTGGTGGTGGACTGGAACGCATGGCGCGCCACCTTCGAGAGCGAGGCCAGCCGCACCCTCGGCGCGCCGGTGCTCATTCGGGGCAAGATTGACGCGGACCTGCTGCCCGTGCCGCGCGTGGTCCTGCGCAACGTCTCGGTGGGCGCCGATGCCATCTCCACCGGCGGCACCATTGCCGAGGTGCGGGCCGACTTCTCCCTGGGCGCCCTCATGCGCGGGACGTTCGAGGCGGGGACCGTGCGGCTGGTCCGTCCTCAATTGCGCGTGGTGATGGACAGCGCCGGCCGCGTGGCGCTGCCCACCGGGGCCGGCACGCCCACGGGCCTCGCGGTCAGCCAGCTCACCGTGGAGGACGGCAGCCTCGACCTTCTCGACCGGGGCGCCGACCGCACCCTCCGCCTCACCGATGTGGACGTGAAGGGCGAGGCGCGCAGCCTCACCGGACCGTTCCGGCTGGAAGGCGAGGTGGAGACCGGCGGACGGCGTTATGGCCTGCGCTTCAATCTCGGCAAGGCGGGCGCGGAGCCCGCCCGCCTGCGCCTCATCGCCGACGACCGCACCCGCCCCCTCACCCTCGACCTCGACGGCAATTTCCGGCTCGACCAGGGGACCCCGCGCTATGACGGGCGCGCCTCCCTCGCCCGCAAGCCCTCCGCCGGCGGCGGCGACGGCTGGCGGCTCGCCGGCAACCTGCGCGCCAGCCCCGAGGCGCTGGTGGCGGAGAGCCTCGATTTGACGCTGGGCGACGAGGCCCGTCCGGTTCAGCTGAACGGCTCGGCGCGCCTTTCCCTGGGCCGGGCCATGGGGCTCGACGCGGTGCTGAACGCCCGCACCCTCGATGCCGACCTGCTCATGCCCCGCACCGGCACGGCGAGCCGCAGCCCGGCCGAGACCGTGGCCGACCTGTCCGGTGCCTTCGGGGCGCTGGAGCCCACCGACTTTCCCGTGCGCGTCGGCATCGGCGTCGACCAATTGACCGTGGGCGGCACCGTGGTCCGCGATGCGCGCCTGGACCTGAGCGCCGACGGCGCCGCCTGGCGCATCGACACGGCGGAAGCCAAGCTGCCGGGCCAGACCGTGGTCCGCCTCGCCGGCACGCCCGCCGCCGCACGCGCCGGTTCGAGCTTCCTGGGCGACCTGACCTTCACCTCGGAGGATCCCGTCGCCCTGCTGCGCTGGGCCGCTCCCCGCGCGCCCAACGACTATGTGGCCGCCTTGCGCGGCCCCGTGCGCCTGTCCGGCCGCATCAATGCCACCGAGACGGGCGCGTCCATCGCCAATCTCTCCCTGATGCTGGGGACATCTCGCGCCACCGGATCCGCCGCCTATTCCATCGGCACGCCGACGCGGCTCGACGTGGCGCTGGCGCTGGATGGGTTCGACCTGGACCCGATTCTCGCCGCCACCCGGCTGACGCTGGCCTCAGACATCCCCTTCGCCGGCGACATCGCCATCACCGGCCGCAACCTCGTCCTGTCCGGCCTGCCCTTGGGCACCCTGGCGGTGTCCGCCAGCGGACGGGATGGGGCCTGGACACTCTCCCGCCTCCAGCTGGACGACCTCGCCGGCCTGCGCCTCGACGGCAAGGGCCAGTTCGCCCGCCTGGTGGAACCGGTGGCGGGACGTGTGGACGTATCCGTCTCCGGCGCCCGCGCCGACGGCCTGGTGCCCGTCACCCGCATCGTCTCGGGCCCGGAGGCGGCGGACATCATCCAGCGCCTGCTGCCCGTGGCGGCGCCGGTCAAGCTCAATGCCTATGCGGAATGGGCCGATGGTGGTCAGCGCACCTTGCGGGCGGAGGGGCAACTCGGCCAGGTCGCAGGCCTTTTGGCCGTGCGCCGGTCCGCCCACGGCGCGCCGGAAAGCGCCGATCTCTCGCTCACCGCCACCGACGGCGCCCGCGTGCTCGACGCCATCGGCCTTGGCGGGCTGAAGCCAGGCCAGGGCGCGGGGCGCCTCGATCTGTCCGTGCGCGGCGCCGAGACCGGCGGCAGCACGCTGGAGGGCCGCCTCGCTTTGGGCGAAGCGCTGCTGGAAGGCCAGGGCCGGCTCGCCCGCGACGAGGCCGATAGCCTTCAGCCGAACCTGTCGCTGCGCCTCTCCAATGGCGACCTGTCGCGCATCTTCGCCGTTGCCGGCACCGAGGCCGGCCCGCTGCCCGCCGCCCTCGCCTTCACCTTGACCCGGCCCGAAGGCCGCTGGCAGCTGGATGGCCTTACAGGCACTGTGGCCGGCGCGCCGGTGGCCGGAGCCGTGGGCATCGAGCCCGGCCCGGTGCCCCGTCTCACCGGCCGGCTGGAGCTGGACGAGGTGTCGGTGCCGCGCCTCATCGGCGTGTGGGGGGCCCGCAGCGTCGGGCCAGATGCGGGCAATGGCCCCTGGTCCGCCGCCCGCTTCACGCAAGGCACAGGGCCGGGGCTTGCCGCCGACCTCGAACTGCGCGCCAAGCGCCTTGCGGTGTCCGACAGCTATCGCCTCGCCGAAGGCAGCCTGCGGGTGGTCTCCACGGGGCCGAGCCTGGAGGTGCGCGACCTCTCCGGCCGCCTCGGTGGCGGGCAGGTCTCCGGCACGCTGACCCTGAGGCGCCGGCCCGACACGGTGGCGGCGGATGGACACCTGACGCTGGACAATGTGGATTCCGCCGCGATCCTGCTGCCCCTCTCCCCCCAGCCGCGCAATCCGCCGGGCGGAAAGGTGAGCCTCGTAGTGGATCTGCTGGGCACCGGCCGCACGCCGCTCCAACTGGTGCAGAGCCTGGTGGGCCAGGGCACGGCCACGCTCACGGACCTGGAAATTCCCTCCGCCGACCCCACCGCCATCGAGGCGGTGCTCGCCGCCACCACCATGGGCCCGCCCCCCGACGAGCGGCGCACGGCCCAGTTCCTGGACCGGGCCATGGCGCGCGGGCCGCTCCGGCTGAAAAGCGTGGAAACCACGCTGGGTGTGGTGAACGGCGTGGTGCGCGCCTCGCCCGCCCGCACCCAGGCCGCGGGCCTGCGGGCGACCTTGTCCGGCAATCTGGATCTGGCGCGCCTCACCTTGGACGCGACTTTGGACATGGAATCCCTGGAGACGGCAGGCGCCGCCCCCGGCGGCACCATCACCTGGCGCGGGCCGCTGGCCACCCCCGATCGGCAAGTGACGGCCGCGCCGCTGACCGCCGTCATCGCCATGCGCGCCATCGAGCGGGAAACCAAGCGCCTGGAAGAGCGGCAATCCATCGGCGCCGAGCCGCCCCAGCAAGCCGCCCCGTCGCAGGTACCCGCCCAGACCCCACCGCCGGCGGCAAGCCCCGCCATCCAGAGCGCGCCGCTGCGTCCCATCCCCCAGGCGGCCCCCGCCACGCCGGCCCCGGTTGTCCCTGCGGCACCCGCCGTCTCGGCACCGGTCACACCCGCGCCGTCGAGCGCGTCCCCCCTCTCGGCGCCGAGCGCCGGGGTCTCAACCGGGGACGCGCCGAATGGCGCGCCCATGCAGCCGAGCGAACCGGCTCCGCAGCCTGCCCCGCCCACCCAGGCCAATGCGCCTGCCGGCAGCTCGGCCAATGCGCCCGCCACCCAGCCGCGCCAGAGCGCGCCCCGCCAGGCGGAAGGGCGCTCCAGCGCCCCGCCTCTGCCGCCGCCAGTGGATATTGGGCCGGGAAGCCGCTCACAGCCCACGCGCCCGAGCCAGAGCCAGAGCCAGACCGACACGAGCCGCCTGCCACCGCCATCCGGCTGGGGCATCATCCTGCGGCCGCCGGGGCTGCTGCCGGGCGAATGA
- a CDS encoding FAD-linked oxidase C-terminal domain-containing protein, which translates to MVAVAAQVEPASASQFAAGLEALAAALGNKVVMSQAVREQHANITTYLPNEPANAVVFAECTEDVQAIVRICAAHAMPVIAWGAGTSLEGQVNAPRGGVCIDMSRMNRILAVHPEDLDCVIEPGVTRKRLNEELRDQGVFFPIDPGADASLGGMVSTRASGTNAVRYGTMKDNVLSLKVVLANGEVITTARRAKKSSAGYDLTRLFVGAEGTLGIITEITLRLYGIPEAITAGVCPFPTIEDACNAVIATIQSGIPVARIELLDEMQVRASNAYAKLDLPETPHLFLEFHGTEAGAAEQAHRFGDIAAEFSGGPFSWAAKPEDRTKLWQARHDAYWSVLPLRPGAKAVATDVCVPISRLAECVMETKRDIVEMGLIAPIVGHVGDGNFHTTLMVDVTDPADLAKAKLFMARLVDRALAMEGTCTGEHGVGQGKMKYLPVEHGEATLDAMRAIKRALDPQDIMNPGKIVAL; encoded by the coding sequence ATGGTTGCCGTCGCCGCCCAGGTAGAGCCCGCCTCCGCGTCCCAATTCGCCGCCGGGCTTGAAGCACTCGCGGCCGCGCTTGGTAACAAAGTTGTGATGTCGCAAGCTGTGCGGGAGCAACACGCCAATATCACCACGTATTTGCCCAATGAGCCGGCAAATGCGGTGGTCTTCGCCGAGTGCACAGAGGATGTGCAGGCCATCGTGCGCATCTGTGCGGCCCATGCCATGCCGGTCATCGCCTGGGGCGCCGGCACGTCGCTGGAGGGGCAGGTGAATGCGCCGCGCGGTGGCGTCTGCATCGACATGTCCCGCATGAACCGCATCCTCGCCGTGCACCCCGAGGATCTCGATTGCGTCATCGAGCCCGGCGTCACCCGCAAGCGGCTGAACGAGGAATTGCGCGACCAGGGGGTCTTCTTCCCCATCGATCCGGGCGCCGACGCCTCGCTGGGCGGCATGGTCTCCACCCGCGCGTCGGGCACCAATGCGGTGCGCTACGGCACCATGAAGGACAATGTGCTCTCCCTGAAGGTGGTGCTGGCCAATGGCGAGGTCATCACCACCGCCCGCCGGGCCAAGAAATCCTCCGCCGGCTATGACCTCACCCGCCTGTTCGTGGGGGCGGAGGGCACGCTCGGCATCATCACCGAAATCACGCTGCGCCTTTACGGCATCCCGGAAGCCATCACCGCGGGGGTCTGCCCCTTCCCGACCATCGAGGATGCCTGCAACGCGGTGATCGCCACCATCCAGTCCGGCATTCCGGTGGCCCGCATCGAGCTTCTGGACGAGATGCAGGTGCGGGCCTCCAACGCCTATGCCAAGCTCGATCTGCCCGAGACGCCCCATCTGTTCCTGGAATTCCATGGCACGGAAGCTGGCGCCGCCGAGCAGGCGCACCGCTTCGGCGACATTGCGGCGGAATTTTCCGGCGGCCCCTTCTCCTGGGCGGCCAAGCCCGAGGACCGCACCAAGCTCTGGCAGGCCCGCCACGATGCCTATTGGTCCGTCCTGCCCCTGCGCCCCGGCGCCAAGGCGGTGGCCACCGACGTGTGCGTGCCCATTTCCCGCCTCGCCGAATGCGTCATGGAGACCAAGCGCGACATCGTGGAGATGGGCCTCATCGCCCCCATTGTCGGCCATGTGGGCGACGGCAATTTCCACACCACCTTGATGGTGGACGTGACCGACCCGGCGGACCTCGCCAAGGCCAAGCTCTTCATGGCGCGCCTGGTGGACCGGGCGCTGGCCATGGAAGGCACCTGCACCGGCGAACACGGTGTGGGCCAGGGCAAGATGAAGTATCTTCCCGTGGAGCACGGGGAAGCCACCCTCGACGCCATGCGGGCCATCAAGCGGGCGCTTGACCCGCAGGACATCATGAATCCCGGCAAGATCGTCGCCCTCTGA